From the Arvicola amphibius chromosome 2, mArvAmp1.2, whole genome shotgun sequence genome, one window contains:
- the Tcf23 gene encoding transcription factor 23, which translates to MSQEASGAPAMPRAGHGQTKAKAQLLLGADRKRNRLSKTRQDLWDSTSWSNHRLSRATSAPRGTRAKGTAHGRSEACPENAARERTRVRTLRQAFLALQAALPAVPPDTKLSKLDVLVLATSYIAHLTRTLGHELPGPAWPPFLRGLRYLHPLKKWPMRSRLYAGGLGCSGLNSTTATAASQRTGDEEVGSQVSIATDVLVADPVSPALGNK; encoded by the exons ATGTCACAGGAGGCCTCAGGGGCACCAGCAATGCCAAGAGCAGGGCATGGACAGACTAAGGCCAAAGCACAGTTGCTTCTAGGCGCTGACAGGAAGAGGAACCGCCTCAGCAAGACAAGGCAGGACCTATGGGACAGCACTAGCTGGAGCAATCACAGACTGAGCAGAGCCACCTCTGCCCCTCGAGGGACCAGAGCTAAGGGAACAGCTCATGGCAGG AGTGAAGCCTGCCCTGAGAACGCAGCACGGGAGCGGACCCGGGTGAGGACACTGCGCCAGGCCTTTCTGGCCCTGCAGGCCGCTTTGCCTGCCGTACCACCTGACACTAAGCTTTCCAAGTTGGACGTGCTGGTGCTGGCCACGAGCTACATAGCCCACCTCACCCGAACGCTCGGCCACGAGTTGCCTGGCCCTGCCTGGCCGCCCTTCCTGCGTGGACTCCGGTACTTACACCCCCTCAAG AAGTGGCCCATGCGATCTCGTCTTTACGCAGGAGGCTTAGGATGCTCCGGCCTCAATTCCACCACAGCCACCGCTGCCAGCCAGAGAACCGGGGATGAAGAGGTGGGGTCCCAAGTCTCGATAGCCACAGATGTTCTTGTCGCTGATCCAGTATCTCCAGCTCTT